The following proteins are co-located in the Halarcobacter sp. genome:
- a CDS encoding c-type cytochrome: MDIIGQFPLFYFPEYGSAWMMGVTGTIHILASHTSVGAAMLFAFLAFKAYKENRSDLYPYMKKYGMFLLIFSYVVGSITGPGIWYTATAASPRGISALIHNFVWVWATEWVFFVYEVIGVFVLVYFIDRIDRKSHLKLTYTFALASVGTLALIIGIISFMMWPGTNAYYETGSASDAFFGINTFPHMFLRIGFMIMMSGVIGLVISSAMKKENPEVSAELTKKMGLVSLGGGFITMFFFMWYMGTLPDNAHAVFQVSKDSVIQNRIILSILFSAYFLVAIFKPKIINTPIASIMIAVVLLAGLWPGEKLRESMRKPYVAGQYIYSNQIISRDVPGKNIKSELPIIAEKGLLKVNPFIPENLREITSENKLQVGELLTKMSCSNCHSLEKTGVFRPLRDRLTGMDKEGVKAILYAIGDGGFPYMPKLKLPDEEYDAIAEYIASLKY, translated from the coding sequence ATGGACATAATAGGGCAATTTCCATTGTTTTATTTTCCTGAGTACGGAAGTGCTTGGATGATGGGTGTTACAGGTACGATACATATACTTGCTTCACACACTTCTGTTGGTGCTGCAATGCTTTTTGCATTTTTAGCTTTTAAAGCATATAAAGAAAATAGATCAGATTTATATCCGTATATGAAAAAATACGGAATGTTTCTACTTATTTTCTCTTATGTAGTAGGTTCAATTACGGGACCTGGAATTTGGTATACAGCAACCGCTGCAAGTCCAAGAGGTATAAGTGCCCTCATACATAACTTTGTTTGGGTTTGGGCTACAGAATGGGTATTTTTTGTATATGAAGTTATAGGTGTATTTGTTTTAGTCTATTTTATTGATAGGATAGATAGAAAATCACACTTAAAATTAACATATACTTTTGCACTAGCATCTGTTGGTACTTTGGCGTTAATTATTGGTATTATTAGTTTTATGATGTGGCCTGGAACAAATGCTTATTATGAAACAGGTAGTGCAAGTGATGCATTCTTTGGTATCAATACTTTCCCTCACATGTTTTTAAGAATCGGATTTATGATTATGATGTCTGGTGTGATTGGTTTAGTTATATCTAGTGCAATGAAAAAAGAGAATCCTGAAGTTTCAGCTGAATTAACCAAAAAAATGGGGCTTGTAAGTTTAGGTGGTGGTTTTATTACCATGTTCTTCTTTATGTGGTATATGGGTACATTACCAGACAATGCTCATGCTGTTTTCCAAGTAAGTAAGGATTCTGTAATTCAAAATAGAATTATACTTTCAATTCTTTTCTCAGCTTATTTCTTAGTTGCAATTTTTAAACCAAAAATTATTAATACTCCAATTGCATCAATTATGATAGCAGTTGTATTATTAGCTGGGTTATGGCCAGGTGAAAAGCTTAGAGAATCTATGAGAAAACCTTATGTTGCAGGACAATATATTTACTCAAATCAGATTATTAGTAGGGATGTTCCTGGGAAAAATATAAAAAGTGAATTACCTATTATTGCCGAAAAAGGTTTATTAAAAGTAAACCCTTTTATACCTGAGAACTTAAGAGAAATAACAAGTGAGAATAAACTTCAAGTGGGTGAACTACTTACAAAGATGTCATGTTCAAATTGTCATTCATTGGAAAAAACAGGTGTATTTAGACCTTTAAGAGATAGATTAACAGGAATGGATAAAGAGGGTGTAAAAGCTATACTTTATGCCATAGGTGATGGAGGCTTTCCTTATATGCCAAAACTTAAGCTTCCAGACGAAGAATACGATGCAATTGCAGAATATATTGCATCTTTGAAATATTAA
- the glyS gene encoding glycine--tRNA ligase subunit beta, whose amino-acid sequence MNKPLLIEIGVEELPAIPFLKELPNIEKKWAEILEKNRLLCEFDFFYTPRRLVLWHREFQIKQEDSVQEMFGAPVKIAFKDGEPTGAAIGFAKKCGVSVEELEKIDQGRGEVLYFKREVVGTQSNLLLNEMLNEFINSLNFGKSMRWANRSDSFIRPIRNLAILLGEEKVEAELFGVTSSNNSYPHRMVSYEPFSFDFAGDYFCKLDKNGVILYPDERRKTILSQMKEIEVSNNVKIEIDEDLLEEVVAITEFPTALIGTFDKEFLELPEEVIVTSMKEHQRYFAVYKDGKLSNNFIVVSNSKTDDFSHIISGNEKVLRPRLADAMFFWKNDINNGLSNEGLKKLVFVEGLGSMYDKCEREAVIANYLADIFNVEDKELVKRAVMLSKADLMSEMVYEFTELQGLMGYYYANIAKENTLVCTALKEQYLPDGEDSELPSNIFSSIIALSYKLDNLMGLFSVGKIPSGSKDPFGLRRAAAGIVKIAIEHKLPLNLEKIIDSLSNNYKGLKKEQLLEFFNERLFKIFDVNPSVLKAVLGSKEGDIYKVSQKLCALNPIVLSDNFKEYSATFKRVANIIKDIDVEQELEIDTNLLEDKEEKELVESFNIIISKDYPTYDEELEALFGLKQNLDAFFDNVFVNHEDIKIKTNRKNIIGKVYQAFKKIADIKEITI is encoded by the coding sequence ATGAATAAACCACTATTAATAGAGATTGGTGTTGAAGAACTACCAGCTATACCATTTTTAAAAGAACTTCCAAATATTGAAAAAAAATGGGCTGAAATATTAGAAAAAAATAGATTATTGTGTGAATTTGACTTTTTTTATACACCAAGAAGATTAGTATTATGGCATAGAGAGTTCCAAATTAAACAAGAAGATTCTGTTCAAGAGATGTTTGGTGCACCTGTTAAAATAGCTTTTAAAGATGGTGAACCAACAGGTGCTGCAATAGGTTTTGCTAAGAAATGTGGTGTTAGTGTTGAAGAACTTGAAAAAATTGACCAAGGAAGAGGGGAAGTTTTATACTTCAAAAGAGAGGTTGTAGGAACACAATCTAATCTTTTATTAAATGAAATGCTTAATGAATTTATCAACTCTTTAAATTTTGGTAAATCAATGAGATGGGCAAACAGAAGTGATAGCTTTATTAGACCAATCAGAAACCTTGCAATATTATTAGGTGAAGAAAAAGTTGAAGCAGAGCTTTTTGGTGTAACGTCATCAAACAATTCATACCCTCATAGAATGGTATCTTATGAGCCATTTAGTTTTGACTTTGCAGGAGATTATTTTTGTAAATTAGATAAAAATGGTGTTATTCTTTACCCAGATGAGAGAAGAAAAACAATTCTTTCTCAAATGAAAGAGATAGAAGTTTCAAACAATGTTAAAATTGAGATTGATGAAGATTTATTAGAAGAGGTAGTTGCTATTACTGAATTTCCTACTGCATTAATTGGAACTTTTGATAAAGAATTTTTAGAATTACCAGAAGAGGTAATAGTAACATCAATGAAAGAACACCAAAGATATTTTGCTGTATATAAAGATGGAAAATTATCAAATAATTTTATTGTTGTATCTAATTCAAAAACTGATGATTTCTCCCATATTATATCTGGTAATGAAAAAGTATTAAGACCAAGACTTGCAGATGCAATGTTCTTCTGGAAAAATGATATAAATAATGGTTTGTCAAATGAAGGGCTTAAAAAACTTGTATTTGTTGAAGGTTTAGGTTCTATGTATGATAAATGTGAAAGGGAAGCTGTTATTGCAAACTATTTAGCAGATATTTTTAATGTTGAAGATAAAGAGCTTGTAAAAAGAGCGGTAATGTTAAGTAAAGCAGACTTAATGTCTGAAATGGTTTATGAATTCACAGAGCTTCAAGGTCTTATGGGATACTATTATGCAAATATTGCAAAAGAAAACACTTTAGTTTGCACTGCCTTAAAAGAGCAATATCTTCCTGATGGAGAAGATTCTGAATTACCTTCAAATATATTCTCATCTATTATCGCCTTATCATATAAACTTGATAATCTAATGGGATTATTTAGCGTAGGTAAAATTCCTAGTGGTTCAAAAGATCCATTTGGTCTTAGACGTGCAGCAGCAGGTATTGTTAAAATAGCAATTGAACATAAACTACCTTTAAATCTTGAGAAAATTATTGATTCTTTATCTAATAATTATAAAGGCTTAAAAAAAGAACAATTACTAGAATTCTTTAATGAAAGATTATTTAAAATTTTTGATGTTAATCCATCTGTTTTAAAAGCAGTATTAGGTAGTAAAGAGGGTGATATATATAAAGTCTCTCAAAAACTTTGTGCTTTAAACCCTATTGTTCTTAGTGACAACTTTAAAGAATATTCTGCAACCTTTAAAAGAGTTGCTAATATAATAAAAGATATTGATGTAGAACAAGAATTAGAGATTGATACTAATTTACTTGAAGATAAAGAAGAGAAAGAGTTAGTTGAAAGCTTTAATATTATTATTTCAAAAGATTATCCAACTTATGATGAAGAATTAGAAGCATTATTTGGATTAAAACAAAATCTTGATGCATTTTTTGATAATGTATTTGTAAATCATGAAGATATTAAAATAAAAACTAATAGAAAGAATATTATTGGTAAAGTTTATCAAGCATTTAAAAAAATTGCTGATATTAAAGAGATTACAATATAA
- a CDS encoding bifunctional 3,4-dihydroxy-2-butanone 4-phosphate synthase/GTP cyclohydrolase II: MNAIQRVKEAIEEIQKGNMVIMLDDEDRENEGDLVYAAPLSSPEKVNFMATHAKGLICVSVTKETANRLELNPMVASNTSSYETAFTVSVDAVDAATGISAGERDDTIKILANPISQAEKLVRPGHIFPLIAKDGGVLVRTGHTEGSVDLCKLAGLNGEAVICEIMKEDGTMARRDDLDIFAQKHNLKQIYISDLVEYRLSHEKLVEEISSEEIKFFNTDVIKKEFKDHIGQIHTAIQFGELNDLTHVKFHTIIPDIELFLNDEKLHSMLKTINFLQAKNGLLVFLNDDTAHKESQKDYGIGAQILNCLDVKKIKLMTSGGKHSFVGLNGFGLEIVEEIQIEC; this comes from the coding sequence ATGAATGCAATACAAAGAGTAAAAGAAGCAATTGAAGAGATTCAAAAAGGTAATATGGTTATTATGCTTGATGATGAAGATAGAGAAAACGAGGGGGACTTAGTTTACGCTGCACCACTAAGCTCTCCTGAGAAAGTTAATTTCATGGCTACACATGCAAAAGGTTTAATTTGTGTATCTGTTACAAAAGAAACTGCAAATAGATTAGAATTAAACCCTATGGTAGCATCTAATACATCATCTTATGAAACAGCATTTACTGTATCAGTAGATGCAGTAGATGCTGCAACAGGTATTAGTGCAGGGGAGAGAGATGATACAATTAAGATATTAGCTAATCCAATCTCACAGGCTGAAAAACTTGTAAGACCTGGACATATCTTTCCTCTTATAGCAAAAGATGGTGGAGTTTTAGTAAGAACGGGTCATACTGAAGGCTCAGTAGACTTATGTAAATTAGCAGGTCTTAATGGGGAAGCAGTTATCTGCGAAATCATGAAAGAAGATGGTACAATGGCAAGACGTGATGACTTAGATATATTTGCACAAAAACACAATTTAAAACAAATCTATATATCAGATTTAGTTGAATATAGACTATCTCATGAAAAGCTTGTTGAAGAAATATCTTCAGAAGAAATAAAGTTTTTTAATACAGATGTGATTAAAAAAGAATTTAAAGACCATATTGGGCAAATTCATACAGCAATTCAATTTGGAGAATTAAATGACTTAACACATGTTAAGTTTCATACTATAATTCCAGATATTGAACTTTTCTTAAATGATGAAAAATTACATTCTATGTTAAAAACAATTAACTTTTTACAAGCAAAAAATGGACTACTAGTATTTTTAAATGATGATACAGCCCATAAAGAATCTCAAAAGGATTATGGAATAGGGGCTCAAATATTAAACTGTTTAGATGTAAAGAAAATCAAACTTATGACCAGTGGAGGTAAACACTCTTTTGTTGGTTTAAATGGATTTGGTTTAGAAATAGTTGAAGAGATACAAATAGAGTGTTAA
- the pckA gene encoding phosphoenolpyruvate carboxykinase (ATP), protein MSEIKDTLGLENVGTVYRNLDVDTLIQHAVENEGAKVSSTGALMIDTGIFTGRSPRDKFFVNQDPSNKYIAWGDINFKVSKDVYEALEVISKKQLSNKDLYVTDVYCGSSLDSRKSVRFITEVAWQAHFIQNMFIVPPKEDLENFEPEFTIYNSCKTMDMAYASHGLNSEVFVVFNVEENTALIGGTWYAGEMKKGVFSMMNYWLPLEGKLSMHCSANVGKDGDTALFFGLSGTGKTTLSTDPHRALIGDDEHGWDDEGVFNFEGGCYAKVINLDAESEPDIYNAIKKGAILENVVADENGVVDYTDGSKTENTRVSYPINHIPNHKKDMRGGHPKNIIFLCADAFGVLPPVAKLDKRQAMYYFLSGYTAKVAGTERGITEPVATFSSCFGEAFLPLNPTVYAELLGEKIDKHNVNVYLVNTGWTGGPYGIGSRMSIKNTRACINGILDGSINNSEFETLPIFNLEIPKTLNGVETKVLNPRNTWEDKESYDETAIKLASMYIENYSKKYLTLESDYDFTAAGPKI, encoded by the coding sequence ATGTCAGAAATCAAAGATACACTTGGACTAGAAAACGTAGGGACAGTGTATAGAAATCTTGATGTTGATACATTAATTCAACATGCTGTTGAGAATGAAGGAGCAAAGGTTTCTTCAACTGGTGCTTTAATGATAGATACTGGTATATTTACCGGTAGAAGTCCAAGAGATAAATTTTTTGTTAATCAAGATCCATCAAATAAGTATATAGCTTGGGGTGATATTAATTTTAAAGTATCAAAAGATGTTTATGAAGCGTTAGAAGTAATTTCTAAAAAACAATTAAGTAATAAAGATTTATATGTTACTGATGTATATTGTGGATCTTCTTTAGATAGTAGAAAGTCTGTAAGATTTATTACTGAAGTAGCTTGGCAAGCACATTTTATTCAAAATATGTTTATTGTTCCTCCAAAAGAGGATTTAGAAAATTTTGAGCCAGAGTTTACAATCTATAATTCATGCAAAACTATGGATATGGCATATGCTAGTCATGGTTTAAATTCAGAAGTTTTTGTAGTATTTAATGTTGAAGAAAATACTGCATTAATCGGTGGAACTTGGTATGCTGGAGAGATGAAAAAAGGTGTTTTCTCTATGATGAATTACTGGTTACCATTGGAAGGTAAATTATCAATGCATTGCTCTGCCAATGTTGGAAAAGATGGTGATACTGCCCTATTCTTTGGATTAAGTGGTACTGGTAAAACTACTTTATCAACTGATCCTCACAGAGCACTAATTGGTGATGATGAACATGGATGGGATGATGAAGGTGTATTTAACTTTGAAGGTGGTTGTTACGCAAAAGTTATTAACCTTGATGCTGAATCTGAGCCAGATATTTACAATGCTATTAAAAAAGGTGCAATTCTAGAGAATGTTGTTGCTGATGAAAATGGTGTTGTAGACTATACTGATGGTTCAAAAACTGAAAATACAAGAGTTTCATATCCAATCAATCATATTCCTAATCATAAAAAAGATATGAGGGGTGGACATCCTAAAAATATTATTTTCTTATGTGCAGATGCATTTGGAGTATTACCTCCTGTAGCAAAACTTGATAAAAGACAAGCAATGTATTACTTCCTGAGTGGATATACTGCAAAAGTTGCAGGAACAGAAAGAGGAATTACTGAACCTGTAGCTACATTTAGTTCTTGTTTTGGGGAAGCATTTTTACCTCTTAATCCAACTGTATATGCTGAACTTCTTGGAGAAAAAATAGATAAACATAACGTTAATGTTTATTTAGTAAATACTGGATGGACTGGTGGTCCATATGGTATTGGTTCAAGAATGAGTATAAAAAACACAAGAGCTTGTATTAATGGAATTTTAGATGGTTCTATTAATAATTCAGAATTTGAGACATTACCTATTTTTAATTTAGAAATCCCAAAAACTTTAAATGGAGTAGAAACAAAAGTTTTAAATCCAAGAAATACTTGGGAAGACAAAGAATCATATGATGAAACTGCAATAAAACTTGCTAGTATGTATATTGAAAACTATTCTAAAAAGTATTTAACTTTAGAAAGTGATTATGATTTTACAGCAGCAGGTCCTAAAATCTAA
- a CDS encoding sodium ion-translocating decarboxylase subunit beta, producing the protein MNKKIMASMFLILFTIFSTSLFASEAHVVAEDSATEVKHEYKPKSITDLMASFYETTGINAILNPSDDVMTSEPNPADARIMTTFEQTWGRIIMFGIVIVLFYLAIAKGFEPLLLLPIAFGGLLANIPLANMGGPHGMLGIIYNMGIANEFFPLLIFMGVGAMTDFSPLLANPKAAILGGAAQFGIFGSLVGAVALGFDLQTASAISIIGGADGPTSIFIANRLAPEMLGAIAVAAYSYMALVPVIQPPIMKALTTEAERKIKMPKLRKVHKLENLFLPILILFLAIMFLPESTPLIGAFAFGNFLKQSGVVERLSDTMQNSLINIVTIFLGLGVGSKLAADKFLVLETLGIMVIGLIAFAAGTAAGVLMAKVMNKFSSEESKVNPLIGAAGVSAVPMAARVVSKVGQEYDRSNVLLMHAMGPNVAGVIGSAVAAGVLLSIFK; encoded by the coding sequence ATGAATAAAAAAATTATGGCGTCAATGTTTTTGATTCTTTTTACTATTTTCTCAACTAGTCTTTTTGCTAGTGAAGCACATGTTGTTGCAGAAGATAGTGCTACAGAAGTTAAGCATGAATATAAGCCAAAATCAATTACAGATTTAATGGCATCATTTTATGAAACTACAGGTATAAATGCAATTTTAAACCCTAGTGATGATGTTATGACTTCTGAGCCAAATCCTGCTGATGCTAGAATTATGACTACCTTTGAACAAACATGGGGAAGAATTATCATGTTTGGTATTGTAATAGTGTTATTTTATCTTGCAATTGCAAAAGGATTTGAACCATTATTATTATTACCTATCGCATTTGGTGGCTTACTTGCGAATATCCCATTAGCAAATATGGGTGGGCCTCATGGAATGCTAGGAATTATTTATAATATGGGTATTGCTAATGAATTCTTCCCTCTTCTCATATTTATGGGTGTTGGAGCTATGACAGATTTTAGTCCATTATTAGCAAATCCAAAAGCAGCTATTTTAGGTGGTGCAGCTCAATTTGGTATTTTTGGTTCACTAGTTGGTGCAGTTGCATTGGGATTTGATTTACAAACTGCATCAGCAATATCTATTATTGGTGGAGCTGATGGGCCAACATCTATTTTTATTGCAAATAGATTAGCCCCTGAAATGCTTGGTGCAATTGCTGTTGCAGCATATTCATACATGGCATTAGTTCCTGTAATTCAACCACCAATTATGAAAGCATTAACAACAGAAGCGGAAAGAAAAATTAAAATGCCTAAATTAAGAAAAGTGCATAAGTTAGAAAACCTTTTCTTACCAATTTTAATTTTATTCCTTGCAATTATGTTTTTACCGGAGTCTACACCACTTATTGGAGCATTTGCATTTGGAAATTTCTTAAAACAATCAGGAGTTGTTGAGAGACTTTCTGATACAATGCAAAATTCATTGATAAATATTGTTACAATATTCTTAGGTCTTGGAGTTGGTTCTAAACTTGCGGCGGATAAGTTTTTAGTTTTAGAAACTTTAGGAATTATGGTTATTGGTCTTATTGCATTCGCTGCAGGTACTGCAGCTGGTGTTCTTATGGCAAAAGTAATGAATAAATTTTCATCTGAAGAATCAAAAGTTAATCCACTTATTGGTGCTGCAGGTGTTTCAGCTGTTCCAATGGCGGCTAGAGTTGTAAGTAAAGTTGGACAAGAGTATGATAGATCAAATGTATTATTAATGCATGCTATGGGTCCTAATGTAGCAGGAGTTATCGGTTCTGCCGTAGCTGCTGGTGTACTTTTATCAATTTTTAAATAA
- a CDS encoding biotin/lipoyl-containing protein, with amino-acid sequence MAKKYIDVMDTTFRDGFQSVFGGRVLMNDFFPAVEAAKEAGITHFEFGGGARFQSLFFYLQENAFEMMDKFREIVGPEANLQTLARGINTVMLDTGSRELVEMHAKMFAKHGVSTIRNFDALNDVQNLEYSAECIKKYGLNHEVVVTLMDLPPGCEGAHDVPFYEKTLRNILDAGVPYDSICFKDASGTSSPQKVFETIKMARKLVGEDTHIRLHTHETAGVSVACYLAALEAGADGIDLAASPVSGGTSQPDILTMMHAVKDKGYDLGGLELEKVLKYQEVLNNCLKDYFMPPEATQVSPLIPFSPMPGGALTANTQMMRDNGTLDRFPEVIKAMREVVEKGGYGTSVTPVSQFYWQQAYANVMFGPWKQIAPGYGKMVLGYFGKTPVEPDSEIIKLASEKLKLEPTSENPLDIADRDEKKTFVYWENRLKEENIEATEENIFIAAACDEKGIAFLKGDGPLSVRKNDDSTCENDKECVVGENKGMSNATGNYTVVVDGQKFNVTVAEGNADIQVTPATEAPAASSAPAPAGGTEIPATVAGNVWKMNIKVGDAVKKGDVVAILEAMKMEIDVEAPCDGTISAILANPSDPVEEGQAIATIS; translated from the coding sequence ATGGCTAAAAAATATATTGACGTCATGGATACTACATTTAGAGATGGATTTCAATCTGTCTTTGGAGGTAGAGTTTTAATGAATGATTTCTTTCCAGCTGTAGAAGCTGCAAAGGAAGCTGGTATAACACATTTCGAATTTGGTGGGGGAGCTAGATTTCAATCGTTATTCTTTTATTTACAAGAGAATGCATTCGAAATGATGGATAAGTTTAGAGAAATTGTTGGTCCAGAAGCTAACTTACAAACTCTTGCAAGAGGTATCAATACTGTTATGTTAGATACAGGTTCAAGAGAATTGGTTGAGATGCATGCAAAAATGTTTGCAAAGCATGGTGTATCAACTATTAGAAATTTTGATGCATTAAATGATGTTCAAAATTTAGAATATTCTGCTGAATGTATTAAAAAGTATGGCTTAAATCATGAAGTTGTAGTAACTTTAATGGATTTACCTCCAGGGTGTGAAGGTGCACATGATGTACCTTTTTATGAAAAAACATTAAGAAATATTCTTGACGCAGGTGTTCCTTATGATTCAATCTGTTTTAAAGATGCTTCAGGTACTTCATCTCCACAAAAAGTTTTTGAAACTATTAAGATGGCAAGAAAATTAGTTGGTGAAGATACACATATTAGACTTCATACTCATGAAACTGCTGGTGTATCTGTTGCTTGTTATTTAGCAGCATTAGAAGCGGGTGCAGATGGTATTGATTTAGCTGCATCGCCAGTATCAGGTGGTACTTCACAACCAGATATATTAACTATGATGCATGCTGTTAAAGATAAAGGTTATGACTTAGGTGGTTTAGAACTTGAAAAAGTATTAAAATATCAAGAAGTTTTAAATAATTGTCTTAAAGATTATTTTATGCCACCAGAGGCAACTCAAGTTTCACCATTGATTCCATTTTCACCAATGCCAGGTGGTGCTTTAACTGCAAATACTCAAATGATGAGAGATAATGGAACTTTAGATAGATTTCCTGAAGTTATTAAAGCTATGAGAGAAGTTGTTGAAAAAGGTGGTTACGGAACATCTGTAACACCAGTGTCACAATTTTATTGGCAACAAGCTTATGCAAATGTAATGTTTGGACCATGGAAACAAATTGCTCCAGGTTATGGGAAAATGGTATTAGGTTACTTTGGTAAAACTCCAGTAGAACCTGATTCTGAGATTATAAAACTAGCATCAGAAAAATTAAAACTTGAACCAACATCTGAAAATCCTTTAGATATTGCAGATAGAGATGAGAAAAAAACTTTTGTTTATTGGGAAAATAGATTAAAAGAAGAGAATATTGAAGCAACAGAAGAAAATATATTTATTGCTGCTGCTTGTGATGAAAAAGGTATTGCTTTCTTAAAAGGTGATGGTCCTTTAAGTGTAAGAAAAAATGATGATTCAACATGTGAAAACGATAAAGAATGTGTAGTAGGAGAAAATAAAGGTATGAGTAACGCAACTGGAAATTATACTGTAGTAGTAGATGGACAAAAATTTAATGTAACTGTAGCAGAGGGGAATGCTGATATTCAAGTAACACCTGCAACTGAGGCACCAGCAGCATCTAGTGCACCTGCACCAGCAGGAGGAACAGAGATTCCTGCAACTGTAGCTGGAAATGTTTGGAAAATGAATATCAAAGTTGGTGATGCAGTTAAAAAAGGTGATGTTGTAGCAATTCTTGAGGCAATGAAAATGGAAATTGATGTAGAAGCTCCTTGTGATGGAACTATATCTGCTATTTTAGCAAATCCTAGTGATCCAGTAGAAGAAGGTCAAGCAATAGCTACTATTAGCTAA
- a CDS encoding OadG family transporter subunit, giving the protein METNLIAEALKFMVLGMGIVFTFLIVMVYALKLQAKIIGKYFPEKKVEPKKPQTTTTSTNNNTAKMAAIVAAVQHHKNLKG; this is encoded by the coding sequence ATGGAAACAAACTTAATTGCTGAAGCATTAAAGTTTATGGTCTTAGGTATGGGAATTGTATTTACTTTTCTTATAGTCATGGTCTACGCTCTTAAATTACAAGCTAAGATAATAGGAAAGTATTTTCCTGAAAAGAAAGTAGAACCAAAAAAACCACAAACTACAACAACTTCAACTAACAACAACACTGCAAAAATGGCCGCTATCGTAGCTGCTGTACAACATCACAAAAATCTAAAAGGTTAA
- a CDS encoding S24 family peptidase: MLVVNEIIEKLKDILSKDGKLGKIFDKDVATALDLSQVNFATMKNRGKIPYSNILDFCAKKKISINWLLYNQNPGSLVDSTDKYWIRYYPEVNVSAGGGAYEAEDSYESLEVPPYFINMLGGEENLKNIDAINVVGDSMEPTLNSDNIIFIDKTKNDLSRDGIYAFTTTHGLFVKRIQRRIDGKFDVISDNKDYPIQILDKDEIFVVGKVVSTFGMIY; encoded by the coding sequence ATGCTTGTTGTAAATGAAATTATTGAAAAATTAAAAGATATATTAAGTAAAGATGGAAAACTAGGAAAAATTTTTGATAAAGATGTTGCTACTGCATTAGATTTAAGTCAAGTAAATTTCGCGACTATGAAAAATAGAGGTAAAATTCCTTACTCAAATATTTTAGATTTTTGTGCAAAAAAGAAAATCTCTATTAATTGGCTTTTATATAATCAAAATCCAGGTTCTCTTGTAGATTCTACTGATAAGTATTGGATTAGATATTATCCAGAAGTTAATGTTAGTGCAGGTGGGGGTGCTTATGAAGCTGAAGATTCATATGAAAGTTTGGAAGTGCCACCTTATTTTATTAATATGTTAGGTGGAGAAGAGAACTTAAAAAATATTGATGCTATTAATGTAGTTGGAGATTCTATGGAACCAACTTTAAATAGTGATAATATAATATTTATTGATAAAACAAAAAATGATTTAAGCAGAGATGGAATTTATGCATTTACAACTACGCATGGATTATTTGTAAAAAGAATTCAAAGAAGAATAGATGGTAAGTTTGATGTAATTTCAGATAATAAGGATTACCCAATACAAATTTTAGACAAAGATGAAATATTCGTAGTGGGAAAAGTTGTTAGCACTTTTGGAATGATATATTAA